A stretch of DNA from Vibrio gallaecicus:
TGCCGGGCTTGTGCCTACAAAAGGTCTGACGCTCCCATTGATTAGTTATGGTGGTTCAAGCCTAATAGTGATGACGACGGCGGTATCGATGTTATTGCGTATTGATCATGAGTGCCGACTTGAAAGGTTGGAACATGGTGATGATTTAGACGACCAAATAGAATAAGAATGACATGAAGAAAAATAAAAAACTCTTAGTAATGGCTGGTGGTACTGGTGGTCATGTGTTCCCAGGCTTAGCCGTAGCTAAAAAATTGCAGGCACAAGGTTGGGAAACTCGTTGGTTAGGAACTGCTGACAGGATGGAAGCCGACCTTGTACCTAAACACGGTATTGACATTGACTTCATCAAAGTCAAAGGACTACGCGGTCAAGGTGTATCCAAACTGATTAAAGCACCATTTCAAATAATAAATGCCATTATCCAAGCGAAAAAGCATATTCAAGCTTGGCAGCCAGATGTTGTATTAGGCATGGGAGGGTACGTAAGTGGTCCCGGTGGTATTGCGGCTTGGTTATCAGGTATTCCAGTTGTATTACATGAACAAAATGCTGTTGCGGGTTTAACGAATCAATGGCTGTCTAAAATAGCCAAAAAAGTATTTCAGGCATTTCCAGGGGCATTCCCTAAAGCAGAAGTCGTTGGTAATCCAGTTCGTGAAGATGTGGTGGCATTGGAAGATCCAAGCGAGCGTATGAAAGATCGCCAAGGTGATGTTCGTATATTAGTGATGGGCGGAAGCCAAGGGGCTAAAGTTCTTAACGATACTTTACCAAAAGTCATGTCACAGCTGGGCTCTGGTTTTACCGTTATGCACCAAGCTGGAAAGAATAATCAAGAAAATGTGTTAGATGCGTATCGCTCACACTCTGTTGATACTGTCCAAGTTACGGAGTTTATTGATGATGTTGCTCAAGCTTATGCGTGGGCTGATCTGTTAGTTTGCCGTTCAGGTGCGTTAACCGTATCTGAAGTCTCGGCTGCTGGTGTAGGTGCTATTTTTATCCCATTTATGCATAAAGATCGCCAACAAGCACTGAATGCTGACCACCTTGTAGAGTGTGGATCTGCATTTATGATTGAGCAACCTGACTTAACTGTCGATAATTTAACAAATGCAATTGCAACACTAGACCGAAATGAATTAAAAATGATGGCGACTAAAGCTCGTAATGCTGCAAAGCTCGATGCTGACGTGACTGTCGCTGAAGCTATTAAAGCTTTAGCAAAATAACGAGAAAGAATTGATGACAATTGAACACACTCAAGATTTAGCACAGATACGTGCAATGGTTCCTGAAATGCGTCGCGTAAAATCAATCCATTTTATTGGTATTGGTGGAGCGGGTATGAGCGGAATAGCTGAAGTTTTATTAAATGAAGGCTACCAAATTACCGGCTCAGATATTGCTGAAAACCCAGTAACTGAGCGTCTAGTGAATAAAGGCGCCACTGTATATATTGGTCATCAAGAGAGTAATGTCGCTAACGCGAGTGTTGTCGTGATTTCTACTGCGATTAATGAAGAAAACCCTGAAATTAAAGCAGCACGTAAAGCTAGAACTCCAATAGTTCGAAGAGCTGAAATGCTAGCAGAATTAATGAGGTTTAGACATGGTATTGCGGTTGCCGGTACACATGGTAAAACGACTACAACAGCGCTAGTAACCCAGATTTATTCAGAGGCAGGGTTAGATCCGACATTCGTTAATGGTGGCTTGGTTAAGAGTGCAGGAACCAATGCTCGTTTGGGGTCTAGCCGCATCTTAATTGCTGAAGCCGATGAAAGTGATGCTTCATTCTTACACCTGCAGCCGATGGTCAGTATTGTTACTAATATTGAAGCTGATCATATGGATACTTATGGCGGTGACTTTGAA
This window harbors:
- the murG gene encoding undecaprenyldiphospho-muramoylpentapeptide beta-N-acetylglucosaminyltransferase: MKKNKKLLVMAGGTGGHVFPGLAVAKKLQAQGWETRWLGTADRMEADLVPKHGIDIDFIKVKGLRGQGVSKLIKAPFQIINAIIQAKKHIQAWQPDVVLGMGGYVSGPGGIAAWLSGIPVVLHEQNAVAGLTNQWLSKIAKKVFQAFPGAFPKAEVVGNPVREDVVALEDPSERMKDRQGDVRILVMGGSQGAKVLNDTLPKVMSQLGSGFTVMHQAGKNNQENVLDAYRSHSVDTVQVTEFIDDVAQAYAWADLLVCRSGALTVSEVSAAGVGAIFIPFMHKDRQQALNADHLVECGSAFMIEQPDLTVDNLTNAIATLDRNELKMMATKARNAAKLDADVTVAEAIKALAK